One stretch of Arthrobacter polaris DNA includes these proteins:
- the moaCB gene encoding bifunctional molybdenum cofactor biosynthesis protein MoaC/MoaB produces the protein MAGVTTSETPALTHLRHDGTAAMVDVSAKAETTREATATGTVSTTAEVMKLLRCRGLPKGDALAVARVAGIMGAKXTAELIPLCXPLPISKVTVDFELSTTAVTVVACVKTRGVTGVEMEALTAVSVAALSVYDMIKAVDKHAVISGIKVLAKSGGKSGDWVLADVRHDQGHDGSGXAHHSRRRTAMSACEPGVSLGTAAVIIASTRAALGVYPDKTGPIITDWLSEHGFDVMAPLVVPDGAPVGAALRAVLSQHPTVIITSGGTGLSPDDQTPEMTLPLLEREVPGIMEAMRAAGLGKTPMAVLSRGHAGLAGSTFIVNLPGSPSGVMDGLAVLDPIIKHLCEQVTGHHGH, from the coding sequence ATGGCTGGTGTGACTACCTCAGAAACGCCCGCCCTTACCCATTTGCGCCACGATGGAACAGCCGCCATGGTGGATGTTTCAGCCAAGGCCGAAACCACCAGGGAGGCCACTGCAACAGGGACAGTGTCCACCACCGCCGAAGTCATGAAGCTACTNCGGTGCCGGGGACTTCCNAAGGGCGACGCCCTGGCGGTGGCCCGTGTGGCTGGCATCATGGGCGCTAAAAGNACAGCGGAGCTCATTCCGTTGTGCCANCCCCTGCCCATCTCGAAGGTCACAGTTGACTTTGAACTGTCCACCACGGCCGTCACCGTAGTGGCCTGCGTGAAAACCCGGGGTGTGACAGGCGTGGAGATGGAAGCATTGACGGCCGTGTCGGTTGCTGCGCTGAGCGTGTACGACATGATCAAGGCAGTGGATAAACACGCAGTTATTTCCGGCATCAAGGTGCTGGCCAAAAGTGGCGGCAAGAGTGGGGACTGGGTCCTAGCTGATGTGCGTCATGACCAAGGCCATGACGGCTCTGGCCANGCGCACCACAGCAGAAGGAGAACAGCCATGAGCGCGTGCGAACCCGGAGTATCCCTAGGAACGGCTGCCGTCATCATCGCCTCAACCCGTGCCGCTCTTGGCGTTTACCCGGATAAGACCGGACCCATCATTACCGATTGGCTCAGTGAGCACGGGTTTGATGTCATGGCCCCGCTGGTGGTCCCCGACGGCGCACCCGTGGGGGCAGCGCTGAGGGCGGTGCTGAGCCAGCATCCCACCGTTATCATCACCAGCGGTGGCACGGGCTTGAGCCCGGATGATCAGACTCCCGAGATGACACTGCCACTGCTTGAACGGGAGGTACCTGGGATCATGGAGGCCATGCGTGCTGCTGGTCTNGGCAAAACTCCCATGGCCGTGTTGAGCCGGGGCCATGCCGGTCTTGCCGGGTCCACGTTCATTGTGAACCTACCTGGGTCCCCTTCCGGGGTCATGGATGGGCTGGCCGTGCTGGATCCGATCATCAAACATCTCTGCGAACAGGTAACCGGACACCATGGCCACTAA
- a CDS encoding molybdenum cofactor biosynthesis protein MoaE: protein MATNIDVVAALLSAEPISVETAMAAVESETAGAVVTFSGVVRNHDGGAQVARLSYSAHPLALGVLNTVVASLIDGTSMADPSGHPVRIWVAHRVGPLEIGEPALVCAVASSHRAQAFELCAALVERIKAEVPIWKEQFFTDGSVEWVGAGNVPEKRLPRNPVGLNP, encoded by the coding sequence ATGGCCACTAATATCGACGTTGTTGCGGCCTTGCTCAGTGCCGAACCGATCAGTGTTGAAACGGCCATGGCCGCCGTTGAATCCGAGACCGCAGGGGCCGTTGTGACTTTCAGCGGCGTGGTGCGCAACCACGACGGCGGAGCGCAAGTAGCGCGGTTGAGTTACAGTGCGCACCCGCTTGCCTTGGGCGTGCTCAACACCGTGGTGGCCTCGCTCATCGATGGCACCAGCATGGCCGATCCTTCCGGGCATCCGGTGCGGATCTGGGTGGCTCACAGGGTGGGGCCGCTGGAGATCGGCGAACCGGCGCTTGTCTGCGCTGTGGCATCCTCCCACCGCGCCCAGGCCTTTGAGCTGTGTGCGGCACTGGTGGAGCGGATCAAGGCTGAGGTGCCCATCTGGAAGGAGCAGTTCTTCACTGACGGCAGCGTTGAATGGGTGGGGGCCGGGAACGTGCCGGAAAAGCGCCTCCCTCGAAACCCAGTAGGCTTAAACCCATGA